CATCTTGGTCAGGGCAGCCAGCATACAGAGAAAGTCAGCTGGACTGACAGGCCAGATCATCATAAAGATAAAGAACCGCTCGAAACGATTGCCCTTATCTAGCCAACCGATATACTTGTCATAGGTGCGCTTGCTGACGACCGACTGAACAAAGGCAGCTCCATAGAGACGCACCAGGTAAAAGATAATAGCACAGCCAATCACGATACCGATATAGTTATAGATGGTTCCGATGATGTGGCCGTAAATAAAGACCCCAGCCACTGAGGTCAAAGCTCCTGGAATAATCGGAACAACGGTTTGTAGGATCTGTAAAAAGATAAAGAGTGGAGGCCCCCAAACCCCAGCTTGCTGGATAAAGGCCGATAGGGTTTCCTTTGACTGTAACACTCCTGCCTGATAGGCCCAAATACAGAAAATCAAGGTGCCGACTCCCCCGACGATAGATGAGATATTGATGACTTGCTGTAGAAGGGGAGAAACAGCTTTCATTTGCTTATCCTGTGACATGTAAACTCCTCATAGATAGTATGATTCTACTATACCATATTTTGTGGAGAAAAAC
This window of the Streptococcus sp. D7B5 genome carries:
- a CDS encoding TVP38/TMEM64 family protein, with the protein product MSQDKQMKAVSPLLQQVINISSIVGGVGTLIFCIWAYQAGVLQSKETLSAFIQQAGVWGPPLFIFLQILQTVVPIIPGALTSVAGVFIYGHIIGTIYNYIGIVIGCAIIFYLVRLYGAAFVQSVVSKRTYDKYIGWLDKGNRFERFFIFMMIWPVSPADFLCMLAALTKMTFKRYMIIIILTKPFTLVVYTYGLTYIIDFFWQMF